From a single Fusobacterium pseudoperiodonticum genomic region:
- the tyrS gene encoding tyrosine--tRNA ligase, whose protein sequence is MANVYDVLKERGYLKQLTHEEEIKELLEKEKVTFYIGFDPTADSLHVGHFIAMMFMAHMQQHGHRPIALAGGGTGMIGDPSGRTDMRTMMTVETIDHNVECIKKQMQKFIDFSDGKAILENNANWLRNLNYIEFLRDVGEHFSVNRMLAAECYKSRMENGLSFLEFNYMIMQGYDFYVLNKKYNCTMQLGGDDQWSNMIAGVELIRRKDRRQAYAMTCTLLTNSEGKKMGKTAKGALWLDPKKTTPYEFYQYWRNIDDQDVENCLALLTFLPMDEVRRLGALKDAAINEAKKVLAYEVTKIIHGEEEATKAKEATEALFGSGNNLDNAPKIELVAEDFSKELLDVLVDRKILKTKSEGRRLIEQNGMSLNDEKITDVKFTLNENTLGLLKLGKKKFYNIVKK, encoded by the coding sequence ATGGCTAATGTATATGACGTGCTAAAAGAAAGAGGATATTTAAAACAACTTACACATGAAGAAGAAATAAAAGAACTTCTTGAAAAAGAGAAGGTTACTTTCTATATAGGATTTGACCCAACAGCAGACAGCTTACATGTTGGACACTTCATAGCTATGATGTTCATGGCTCATATGCAACAACATGGGCACAGACCAATAGCTTTAGCTGGTGGTGGAACAGGAATGATAGGTGACCCAAGTGGTAGAACTGATATGAGAACTATGATGACTGTTGAAACTATAGACCATAATGTTGAATGTATAAAGAAACAAATGCAAAAGTTTATAGATTTTTCTGATGGAAAAGCTATACTTGAAAACAATGCAAATTGGTTAAGAAATCTAAACTATATAGAATTTTTAAGAGATGTAGGGGAACATTTTTCAGTTAATAGAATGCTTGCAGCAGAATGCTATAAGTCAAGAATGGAAAATGGACTATCTTTCTTAGAATTCAACTATATGATAATGCAAGGATATGACTTCTATGTTTTAAATAAAAAATACAACTGTACTATGCAATTAGGTGGAGATGACCAATGGTCTAATATGATAGCAGGAGTGGAGTTAATAAGAAGAAAAGATAGAAGACAAGCTTATGCTATGACTTGTACTTTACTAACTAATAGTGAAGGAAAGAAAATGGGAAAAACTGCTAAGGGAGCATTGTGGTTAGATCCTAAAAAGACAACACCTTATGAATTTTACCAATATTGGAGAAATATTGATGACCAAGATGTTGAAAACTGTCTAGCACTTTTAACTTTCTTACCTATGGACGAAGTTAGAAGATTAGGAGCATTAAAAGATGCTGCAATAAATGAAGCTAAAAAAGTTCTAGCTTATGAAGTAACAAAAATTATCCATGGAGAAGAAGAAGCAACAAAGGCTAAGGAAGCAACAGAAGCTCTATTTGGAAGTGGAAATAATTTAGATAATGCCCCTAAAATTGAATTAGTAGCTGAAGATTTTTCAAAAGAACTATTAGATGTTTTAGTAGATAGAAAAATTCTAAAGACTAAGAGTGAAGGAAGAAGACTTATAGAACAAAATGGAATGTCTTTAAATGATGAGAAAATAACTGATGTTAAATTCACTTTAAATGAAAATACTTTAGGGCTTTTAAAATTAGGTAAAAAGAAATTCTATAATATTGTAAAAAAATAA
- a CDS encoding arsenate reductase family protein: MKDIIFFCYPRCSTCQKAKKWLEENSIKFTERDIVKDKPTEKELKEFFKKSGKELKKFFNTSGILYRELELKDKLPTMTEDEMIKLLATDGKLVKRPMIVTKDFVLNGFKEEEWKEKLKK, from the coding sequence ATGAAAGATATAATATTTTTTTGCTACCCAAGATGTAGCACATGTCAAAAAGCTAAAAAATGGTTGGAAGAAAACTCAATAAAATTTACTGAAAGAGATATCGTAAAAGATAAACCTACAGAAAAAGAATTAAAAGAATTCTTTAAGAAATCTGGAAAAGAATTAAAGAAATTTTTTAACACAAGTGGTATTTTATACAGAGAATTAGAGTTAAAAGATAAATTACCAACAATGACAGAAGATGAAATGATAAAACTATTAGCAACTGATGGAAAACTTGTAAAGAGACCAATGATAGTTACAAAAGATTTTGTTTTAAATGGTTTCAAAGAAGAAGAATGGAAAGAAAAATTAAAAAAATAA
- the brnQ gene encoding branched-chain amino acid transport system II carrier protein: MYNMIDVVTAGFALFAMLFGAGNLIFPPMLGYELGSNWGVAAIGFILTGVGIPLMGIIASANAGKDLDSFSNKVSPLFAKFYGIALILSIGPLLALPRTGATAYEVTFFHAGFTTSTFKYVYLIVYFLLALLFSLKSSEVVDRVGKILTPILLIVLFIILVKGVFFNSSTIAEKVYELPFKKGFVEGYQTMDALAAVVFSTVILNAIRGKTKLTEKQEFYYLLKVGLIAALGLTIVYAGLTYIGATFGGTELVAGAEKTDLLVKISINLLGKIGYLILAICVAGACLTTSIGLIVTVAEYFSGLMKVSYQKLVVITTIIGFIFAMFGVNKIVIISVPVLVFLYPISIALILLNFFRVKNANVFKGVVLVSGLVGLYEGISVTGIAMPEVFTNIYNSLPLVNLGLPWLVPALVVGIVCNFIKTEK; the protein is encoded by the coding sequence ATGTATAATATGATAGATGTTGTAACAGCAGGTTTTGCTTTATTTGCAATGTTATTTGGGGCAGGAAACTTAATATTTCCTCCTATGCTAGGTTATGAATTAGGAAGCAACTGGGGAGTAGCTGCAATAGGATTTATTTTAACAGGAGTAGGAATTCCTCTGATGGGAATAATCGCTTCTGCAAATGCAGGGAAGGATTTGGATAGTTTTTCAAATAAGGTTTCACCTTTATTTGCAAAATTTTATGGGATTGCACTTATTTTATCAATAGGACCACTTTTGGCTCTACCAAGAACGGGTGCAACAGCTTATGAAGTAACATTTTTCCATGCAGGATTTACAACTTCAACATTTAAATATGTGTATTTAATAGTTTATTTCTTATTGGCTTTACTATTTTCATTAAAGTCATCAGAAGTTGTGGATAGAGTGGGGAAGATTTTAACTCCTATATTATTGATAGTTTTATTTATAATTTTAGTTAAGGGAGTATTTTTCAATAGCTCAACAATAGCTGAAAAAGTTTATGAATTACCATTTAAAAAAGGTTTTGTAGAAGGTTATCAAACTATGGATGCTTTAGCAGCAGTAGTATTCTCTACTGTTATATTAAATGCTATAAGAGGAAAAACTAAACTTACAGAAAAACAAGAGTTTTATTATCTTTTAAAAGTTGGACTTATTGCAGCTTTAGGACTTACAATAGTCTATGCAGGTTTAACATATATTGGAGCAACTTTTGGTGGAACTGAATTAGTTGCTGGAGCTGAAAAAACAGACTTACTTGTAAAAATTTCTATAAATCTTTTAGGAAAAATAGGATATTTAATATTGGCTATCTGTGTTGCTGGAGCTTGTTTAACTACTTCAATAGGACTGATTGTTACTGTTGCAGAATATTTCAGTGGACTTATGAAGGTATCTTATCAAAAATTAGTAGTGATAACAACAATAATAGGTTTCATATTTGCAATGTTTGGAGTAAATAAGATAGTTATTATATCGGTTCCAGTCTTAGTATTCCTATATCCTATAAGTATAGCTCTAATATTATTGAACTTCTTCCGTGTAAAAAATGCAAATGTATTCAAGGGAGTTGTTCTAGTATCAGGGCTTGTAGGACTATATGAAGGAATTTCAGTAACAGGAATTGCTATGCCAGAAGTATTTACAAATATATATAATTCTTTACCATTGGTAAATTTAGGATTACCTTGGTTAGTACCAGCTTTAGTGGTTGGAATAGTATGTAATTTTATTAAAACAGAAAAATAA
- a CDS encoding YARHG domain-containing protein, with the protein MKNREYYTNGNLKAEYERNERGEKEGYELLYYESGVLRAEYHYKAGKLHGVTKEYYENGNLVAEGNYRNGMLEGLSRIYYESGKLKAESSYKNDALDGLCKMYYESGQVKAEYYYRDGSLEKTISSPKDNADAKVTNDKEFFDVDYEDGQLNLKLDLNTLLKSNLSKKDICKISYEDNELKLKIYDEDTKETKQIPIDKEKNVKAVQEETKKVETEKVEAKKEEPKVQNLVSPKKETKKDELEIPSFLKSRYEDELESEPEVKEAEPEAKRVFDPENDLDILEMVKTKREEKPELKFAKETEKKPKIKKIIKKIDSEEDEIADIRSILDTSDIDTEEEIVRNRGNKVNKGKKKNSTAAVTPPPSRKKDSLEDQKKSVLKMIFFTLFLLAIGILFYFLYQKFTSEDTESLILDKKGTVAEENATEETDEESGADTEGSPEEVAAEAQKDENKEEAKAEPETKEKEVTKDEVTKDTKEKENAKAKEETKKEDKKEEVAKSSDNSDIKKIDEVISQVMDKKNPDYLLKFNSEELALIRNTLYARRGLKYTKGKYKDYFEGKSWYKPSVTSGKDLLPEKEERLVEIIRKYEKKAKK; encoded by the coding sequence GTGAAGAATAGAGAATATTATACTAATGGAAACTTAAAAGCTGAATATGAAAGGAACGAACGTGGTGAGAAAGAAGGTTACGAACTTCTTTACTACGAAAGTGGAGTTTTAAGAGCTGAGTATCATTACAAGGCTGGTAAATTACATGGTGTTACAAAGGAATACTATGAAAATGGTAATTTAGTTGCTGAAGGTAACTATAGAAATGGTATGCTTGAAGGTTTATCAAGAATCTACTATGAAAGTGGTAAATTAAAAGCTGAAAGTAGCTATAAAAATGATGCACTTGATGGTTTATGTAAGATGTACTATGAAAGTGGTCAAGTGAAGGCTGAATATTACTATAGAGATGGTAGTCTTGAAAAAACTATTAGCTCACCTAAAGATAATGCTGATGCAAAAGTTACTAATGATAAAGAGTTTTTTGATGTTGACTACGAAGATGGACAATTAAATTTAAAACTTGATTTAAATACTTTGTTAAAATCTAACTTATCTAAGAAAGATATTTGTAAAATTTCTTATGAAGATAATGAACTAAAGTTAAAGATATATGATGAGGATACAAAGGAAACAAAACAAATTCCTATAGATAAGGAAAAAAATGTTAAAGCTGTCCAAGAAGAAACAAAAAAAGTAGAAACTGAAAAAGTAGAAGCTAAGAAAGAAGAACCAAAAGTCCAAAATCTTGTAAGTCCAAAAAAAGAAACAAAAAAAGATGAATTAGAAATTCCTAGTTTCTTAAAATCAAGATATGAAGATGAGTTAGAATCAGAGCCTGAAGTAAAAGAAGCAGAGCCAGAAGCAAAAAGAGTATTTGATCCTGAGAATGATTTAGATATTCTTGAAATGGTTAAAACAAAAAGAGAAGAAAAACCAGAGCTTAAGTTTGCAAAAGAAACTGAAAAGAAACCAAAGATAAAAAAGATTATCAAGAAAATAGATTCTGAAGAAGATGAAATTGCTGATATCAGATCAATTTTAGATACAAGCGATATTGATACAGAAGAAGAAATAGTAAGAAATAGAGGGAATAAGGTAAACAAAGGGAAGAAAAAAAATTCAACTGCAGCTGTTACACCACCTCCTTCTAGAAAGAAAGATTCTTTAGAGGATCAAAAGAAGAGTGTTTTAAAGATGATATTCTTTACTCTTTTCTTGCTTGCTATAGGTATACTTTTCTATTTCCTATATCAAAAATTTACAAGTGAAGATACAGAAAGTCTAATACTTGATAAAAAAGGAACTGTAGCTGAAGAAAATGCAACAGAAGAAACAGATGAAGAGAGTGGAGCTGATACAGAAGGAAGTCCAGAAGAAGTGGCAGCAGAAGCTCAAAAAGACGAAAATAAAGAAGAAGCAAAAGCTGAACCTGAAACAAAGGAAAAAGAAGTAACAAAAGACGAAGTTACTAAAGATACAAAAGAAAAAGAAAATGCTAAAGCTAAAGAAGAAACTAAAAAAGAAGATAAGAAAGAAGAAGTAGCAAAAAGTAGTGATAATTCAGATATAAAGAAAATAGATGAAGTTATCAGTCAAGTTATGGATAAGAAAAATCCAGATTATCTATTGAAGTTTAATTCTGAAGAATTAGCACTTATAAGAAATACTTTGTATGCAAGAAGAGGACTTAAGTATACTAAAGGAAAATACAAAGATTACTTTGAAGGAAAATCTTGGTATAAACCTTCAGTAACTTCAGGTAAAGATCTTTTACCAGAAAAAGAAGAAAGATTAGTTGAAATCATCAGAAAATATGAAAAGAAAGCTAAAAAATAA